One Aegilops tauschii subsp. strangulata cultivar AL8/78 chromosome 7, Aet v6.0, whole genome shotgun sequence genomic window carries:
- the LOC141027423 gene encoding uncharacterized protein isoform X2, with product MSTDGLEVNGSGGANITGWKSVVFPVESQDSMSAPALELEKDEEAAVVGDGQRYEVCSEATSGWTRRVRLGKAPDERDMNPDRKTALELSVRAYAEKCEGHVINPTIGTEFDSLDEAYEFYNLYSWETGFGIRLAKSRLSVQRTRCMQEIVCACAGESGKSISGEFGGRPDRKSARKLTASWLREYQLTTLLSLHTL from the exons ATGTCGACGGACGGACTGGAGGTCAACGG GAGCGGTGGAGCTAACATCACCGGATGGAAAAGTGTTGTGTTCCCGGTGGAATCCCAAGATTCCATGAGTGCTCCAGCCCTAGAGCTCGAGAAGGACGAAGAAGCAGCGGTGGTTGGAGATGGGCAGAGATACGAGGTGTGCTCTGAAGCTACAAGCGGCTGGACGAGGAG GGTGAGGCTCGGGAAAGCACCTGATGAGAGGGACATGAACCCCGACAGGAAAACAGCGCTTGAGCTGTCGGTCCGTGCTTATGCTGAAAAATGTGAAGGGCATGTCATCAATCCAACAATTGGCACGGAATTTGACTCGTTGGATGAGGCATATGAGTTCTACAATCTATATTCATGGGAAACTGGGTTTGGTATACGGCTGGCGAAGAGCAGGCTCAGTGTGCAGAGAACAAGATGTATGCAAGAGATTGTGTGTGCATGTGCG GGTGAGAGTGGGAAAAGCATATCTGGAGAATTTGGAGGGAGGCCTGACCGAAAAAGTGCTCGCAAGCTAACTGCAAGCTGGTTG agggagtaccagTTAACTACCTTGCTATCATTACATACACTCTGA
- the LOC141027423 gene encoding uncharacterized protein isoform X1, with the protein MSTDGLEVNGFDCRSGGANITGWKSVVFPVESQDSMSAPALELEKDEEAAVVGDGQRYEVCSEATSGWTRRVRLGKAPDERDMNPDRKTALELSVRAYAEKCEGHVINPTIGTEFDSLDEAYEFYNLYSWETGFGIRLAKSRLSVQRTRCMQEIVCACAGESGKSISGEFGGRPDRKSARKLTASWLREYQLTTLLSLHTL; encoded by the exons ATGTCGACGGACGGACTGGAGGTCAACGG GTTTGACTGCAGGAGCGGTGGAGCTAACATCACCGGATGGAAAAGTGTTGTGTTCCCGGTGGAATCCCAAGATTCCATGAGTGCTCCAGCCCTAGAGCTCGAGAAGGACGAAGAAGCAGCGGTGGTTGGAGATGGGCAGAGATACGAGGTGTGCTCTGAAGCTACAAGCGGCTGGACGAGGAG GGTGAGGCTCGGGAAAGCACCTGATGAGAGGGACATGAACCCCGACAGGAAAACAGCGCTTGAGCTGTCGGTCCGTGCTTATGCTGAAAAATGTGAAGGGCATGTCATCAATCCAACAATTGGCACGGAATTTGACTCGTTGGATGAGGCATATGAGTTCTACAATCTATATTCATGGGAAACTGGGTTTGGTATACGGCTGGCGAAGAGCAGGCTCAGTGTGCAGAGAACAAGATGTATGCAAGAGATTGTGTGTGCATGTGCG GGTGAGAGTGGGAAAAGCATATCTGGAGAATTTGGAGGGAGGCCTGACCGAAAAAGTGCTCGCAAGCTAACTGCAAGCTGGTTG agggagtaccagTTAACTACCTTGCTATCATTACATACACTCTGA